In a genomic window of Streptomyces noursei ATCC 11455:
- a CDS encoding acyclic terpene utilization AtuA family protein, giving the protein MTARGSAAPLRIGNASGFYGDRFEAVREMLTGGPLDVLTGDYLAELTMLILGRDRLKDPRLGYAKTFLRQLEEGLGLAVEHGVKIVTNAGGLHPAGLADAVRELSARVGVPVRVAHVEGDDLVGRGWGEGVLTANAYLGGAGIAACLRGGADVVVTGRVADAALVSGPAAAHFGWAADDHDRLAGAVVAGHVLECGTQATGGNYAFFGELGDVRRPGFPLAEIHSDGSAVITKHPGTGGAVTTGTVTAQLLYETAGARYPGPDVTARLDTVRLTEDGPDRVRIEGVRGEAPPATLKVGLTRMGGWRNEVVFVLTGLDIEAKARLVRGQLEEALERAGRRPREVSWSLARTDHGDAGVQEEASALLRLVVRDPDAEAVGRAVSGAAIELALASYPGFHVTAPPGKGAPYGVFEAAYAAAEDVRQVAVLPDGERVRIPPAPGAAGEPAAVPAELPEPLPAGPTRRAPLGLVAGARSGDKGGSANVGVWVRTDRAWRWLAHELTVSRFRQLMPETEKLTVCREDLPNLRALNFTVDGLLGEGVASQARFDPQAKALGEWLRSRHVEIPEVLL; this is encoded by the coding sequence ATGACGGCGCGGGGGAGCGCCGCGCCGCTGCGGATCGGGAATGCCTCGGGGTTCTACGGCGACCGGTTCGAGGCCGTGCGGGAGATGCTGACCGGCGGGCCGCTGGACGTGCTGACCGGGGACTACCTCGCCGAGCTGACGATGCTGATCCTGGGGCGGGACCGGCTGAAGGACCCGCGGCTGGGATACGCCAAGACCTTCCTGCGGCAGCTGGAGGAGGGGCTGGGGCTCGCCGTCGAGCACGGCGTGAAGATCGTGACGAATGCGGGCGGGCTCCATCCGGCGGGACTGGCCGATGCGGTACGGGAGTTGAGCGCACGGGTCGGCGTCCCGGTGCGGGTCGCGCACGTCGAGGGCGACGACCTGGTGGGGCGCGGCTGGGGCGAGGGCGTGCTCACCGCCAACGCCTACCTGGGCGGCGCGGGGATCGCGGCGTGCCTGCGGGGCGGGGCGGACGTCGTGGTCACCGGTCGGGTGGCGGACGCGGCGCTGGTCAGCGGGCCGGCCGCGGCGCACTTCGGCTGGGCGGCGGACGACCACGACCGGTTGGCGGGAGCGGTGGTCGCGGGGCACGTGCTGGAGTGCGGGACGCAGGCGACGGGCGGGAACTACGCGTTCTTCGGCGAGTTGGGTGACGTGCGGCGGCCCGGGTTCCCGCTGGCCGAGATCCACTCCGACGGCAGCGCCGTGATCACCAAGCACCCGGGGACCGGGGGCGCGGTCACGACGGGGACGGTGACCGCCCAGCTGCTCTACGAGACGGCGGGGGCGCGCTACCCGGGGCCGGACGTGACGGCGCGGCTGGACACCGTACGGCTGACGGAGGACGGACCGGACCGGGTGCGGATCGAGGGGGTGCGGGGCGAGGCGCCACCGGCGACGTTGAAGGTCGGGCTGACCCGGATGGGCGGCTGGCGCAACGAGGTGGTGTTCGTGCTCACCGGACTGGACATCGAGGCCAAGGCGCGGCTGGTGCGCGGGCAGTTGGAGGAGGCGCTGGAGCGCGCCGGGCGCCGTCCGAGGGAGGTGAGCTGGTCGCTGGCGCGGACCGACCACGGGGACGCCGGGGTGCAGGAGGAGGCGAGTGCGCTGCTGCGGCTGGTGGTGCGCGATCCGGACGCCGAGGCCGTGGGGCGGGCCGTGAGCGGGGCGGCGATCGAGCTGGCGCTGGCCAGTTACCCGGGCTTCCATGTGACGGCGCCGCCGGGCAAGGGCGCCCCGTACGGGGTGTTCGAGGCGGCGTATGCGGCGGCCGAGGACGTGCGGCAGGTGGCGGTGCTGCCGGACGGGGAGCGGGTGCGGATCCCGCCCGCGCCGGGGGCGGCGGGCGAGCCGGCCGCCGTGCCCGCGGAGCTGCCGGAGCCGTTGCCGGCGGGGCCGACCCGGCGGGCGCCCCTGGGGCTCGTCGCCGGGGCCCGCAGCGGCGACAAGGGCGGGTCGGCGAACGTCGGGGTGTGGGTCCGGACGGACCGGGCGTGGCGATGGCTCGCGCACGAGCTGACGGTGTCGAGATTCCGTCAACTCATGCCGGAGACCGAGAAGTTGACGGTGTGTCGAGAGGACCTGCCCAATCTGCGGGCGCTGAACTTCACGGTGGACGGACTGCTCGGCGAGGGCGTCGCCTCGCAGGCCCGGTTCGATCCGCAGGCCAAGGCGCTGGGGGAGTGGCTGCGCTCCCGCCATGTGGAGATACCGGAGGTGTTGCTTTGA
- a CDS encoding ATP-binding protein — translation MTTIDSGAATTAEGGEDFVEIRSVLVANRGEIARRIFRTCRELGVATVAVYSDADAEAAHVREADVAVRLPGEAPAQTYLRGELIVKAALAAGADAVHPGYGFLSESGAFAAAVANAGLVWIGPPPAAIAAMASKTRAKELMAAAGVPLLAPVDPAAATAGDLPLLVKAAAGGGGRGMRVVRELTSLDGELASARAEAIAAFGDGEVFVEPYVEGGRHVEVQVLADAHGNVWTLGTRDCSLQRRHQKVIEEAPAPGLPEALRDTLHRAAAQAARAIDYRGAGTVEFLVSPAAPGEGAAASGRAYFLEMNTRLQVEHPVTEEIYRIDLVALQIAVAEGRPLPAALPAPHGHAVEARLYAEDPAADWQPQTGTVHRIAVPDGVRLDSGVTDGDTVSVHYDPMLAKVIAWAPTRAEAVRKLAGALERARVHGPVTNRELLVRSLRHPEFAAATGLDTGFYDRNLGALTAAEATGDGLCALAAALADAHGRSRFGGFRNVPAGPQVKSFARAGTTHEVRYRLGREGLDAADFPGVRLVALAADEVVLDVDGLRRTFAVARYGDQVHVDSPLGARTLTALPRFPDPAARTEPGSLLAPMPGTVVRIADGLAEGDRVEAGQPLLWLEAMKMEHKITAPAAGTLTALPARTGQQVEVGTLLAVVAD, via the coding sequence GTGACAACGATCGATTCCGGGGCCGCGACCACGGCCGAGGGCGGGGAGGACTTCGTGGAGATCCGTTCGGTGCTCGTCGCCAACCGCGGCGAGATCGCCCGCCGCATCTTCCGCACCTGCCGCGAACTGGGCGTCGCCACCGTGGCGGTGTACTCCGACGCGGACGCCGAGGCCGCGCACGTACGGGAGGCGGACGTCGCGGTCCGGCTGCCCGGCGAGGCGCCCGCGCAGACCTATCTGCGCGGCGAGCTGATCGTGAAGGCGGCGCTGGCGGCCGGGGCGGACGCGGTCCACCCGGGGTACGGGTTCCTCTCCGAGAGCGGCGCGTTCGCCGCCGCGGTGGCGAACGCGGGACTGGTGTGGATCGGGCCGCCGCCGGCCGCCATCGCGGCGATGGCCTCCAAGACCCGCGCCAAGGAGCTGATGGCGGCGGCCGGGGTGCCGCTGCTGGCGCCGGTCGATCCGGCCGCGGCCACCGCAGGGGACCTTCCGCTGCTGGTGAAGGCGGCGGCCGGCGGGGGCGGGCGCGGCATGCGCGTCGTCCGCGAACTGACGTCGCTGGACGGCGAGTTGGCGTCGGCCCGGGCCGAGGCGATCGCCGCGTTCGGGGACGGCGAGGTGTTCGTCGAGCCGTACGTCGAGGGCGGGCGGCACGTCGAGGTGCAGGTCCTCGCCGACGCCCACGGCAACGTCTGGACGCTCGGCACCCGCGACTGCTCCCTCCAGCGGCGCCACCAGAAGGTCATCGAGGAGGCCCCGGCGCCCGGCCTGCCCGAGGCGCTCCGGGACACCCTGCACCGGGCCGCCGCGCAGGCCGCGCGGGCCATCGACTACCGGGGCGCGGGCACCGTCGAGTTCCTGGTGTCTCCCGCCGCCCCCGGCGAGGGGGCCGCCGCCTCCGGCCGGGCGTACTTCCTGGAGATGAACACCCGCCTCCAGGTGGAGCACCCGGTCACCGAGGAGATCTACCGGATCGACCTGGTGGCCCTGCAGATCGCCGTCGCCGAGGGCCGGCCGCTGCCGGCCGCGCTGCCCGCGCCGCACGGCCATGCCGTCGAGGCCCGGCTCTACGCGGAGGACCCCGCGGCCGACTGGCAGCCGCAGACCGGCACCGTGCACCGGATCGCCGTACCGGACGGCGTCCGGCTGGACTCCGGCGTGACCGACGGCGACACCGTCAGCGTCCACTACGACCCGATGCTGGCCAAGGTGATCGCCTGGGCGCCCACCCGCGCCGAGGCCGTGCGCAAGCTGGCCGGCGCCCTGGAACGGGCCCGCGTCCACGGCCCGGTCACCAACCGCGAGCTGCTGGTCCGCTCGCTGCGGCATCCGGAGTTCGCCGCCGCCACCGGGCTGGACACCGGGTTCTACGACCGCAACCTCGGCGCCCTGACCGCGGCGGAGGCCACCGGGGACGGGCTGTGCGCGCTGGCCGCCGCGCTCGCCGACGCCCACGGCCGCTCCCGCTTCGGGGGCTTCCGCAACGTCCCCGCCGGCCCGCAGGTCAAGAGCTTCGCCCGCGCGGGCACCACGCACGAGGTGCGCTACCGGCTCGGGCGCGAGGGACTGGACGCCGCGGACTTCCCCGGCGTCCGACTGGTCGCCCTGGCCGCGGACGAGGTGGTGCTGGACGTCGACGGGCTGCGGCGGACGTTCGCGGTCGCCCGCTACGGCGACCAGGTCCACGTCGACTCGCCCCTGGGCGCCCGCACCCTCACCGCGCTGCCCCGTTTTCCCGACCCCGCCGCCCGTACGGAGCCCGGTTCGCTGCTCGCCCCGATGCCCGGCACGGTCGTCCGGATCGCGGACGGGCTGGCCGAGGGCGACCGTGTCGAGGCCGGCCAGCCGCTGCTGTGGCTGGAGGCCATGAAGATGGAGCACAAGATCACCGCACCGGCGGCCGGCACCCTGACCGCTCTCCCCGCCCGCACGGGCCAGCAGGTCGAGGTGGGCACCCTGCTCGCCGTCGTCGCCGACTGA
- a CDS encoding TIGR03084 family metal-binding protein — MADPREVREVREVLADLRAEGEEVDGLVAGLPEAEWGRATPAAGWSIAHQIAHLLWTDERAVQSAVDPEGFGREVAAALASPETFVDEGAERGARLAPAELLARWRASRAELLEVLAAQSPGAKLPWYGPPMSVASVATGRLMETWAHGQDVADALGARRVPTARLRHVARIGVRARDYAYTVHGLTPPAEEFRVELVGPGGEEWAFGPAGAAQRVSGTAWDFCLLVTQRAHPDDVSLVAVGADAERWLGIAQSFAGPAGAGRAPGEVRR, encoded by the coding sequence ATGGCCGATCCGCGGGAGGTTCGGGAGGTTCGGGAGGTCCTGGCGGACCTACGGGCCGAGGGTGAGGAAGTCGACGGACTGGTGGCGGGGCTGCCGGAAGCGGAGTGGGGGCGGGCGACCCCGGCCGCCGGATGGAGCATCGCGCACCAGATCGCACACCTGCTGTGGACGGACGAGCGGGCCGTGCAGTCCGCGGTCGATCCCGAGGGGTTCGGGCGGGAGGTGGCGGCGGCGCTCGCCTCGCCGGAGACGTTCGTGGACGAGGGGGCCGAGCGCGGGGCCCGGCTGGCCCCCGCCGAGCTGCTGGCGCGGTGGCGGGCGAGCCGGGCCGAGCTGCTGGAGGTGCTGGCGGCGCAGTCCCCGGGCGCGAAGCTGCCCTGGTACGGGCCGCCGATGAGTGTGGCGTCGGTGGCCACCGGGCGGCTGATGGAGACCTGGGCGCACGGGCAGGACGTGGCGGACGCGCTGGGGGCGCGGCGGGTGCCGACCGCGCGGCTGCGGCACGTCGCCCGGATCGGGGTGCGGGCCAGGGACTACGCGTACACGGTGCACGGGCTGACGCCGCCGGCGGAGGAGTTCCGGGTCGAGCTGGTCGGGCCCGGGGGCGAGGAGTGGGCGTTCGGGCCGGCGGGGGCCGCGCAGCGGGTGAGCGGGACGGCGTGGGACTTCTGCCTGTTGGTGACGCAGCGGGCGCATCCGGACGATGTCTCCCTGGTGGCGGTGGGGGCGGACGCCGAGCGGTGGTTGGGCATCGCGCAGTCCTTCGCGGGGCCGGCGGGGGCCGGGCGGGCGCCGGGCGAGGTGCGGCGATGA
- a CDS encoding acyl-CoA carboxylase subunit beta, producing MTVLGSALDPSGAEYAERRAAMLEKLGELAGEHAKALAGGGEKYVARHRERGKLLARERIELLLDPDTPFLELSPLAGWGSDYAVGASLVTGIGVIEGVECLITANDPTVRGGASNPWTLKKALRANEIAFADRLPVVSLVESGGADLPSQKEIFIPGGALFKDLTRLSAAGIPTVAVVFGNSTAGGAYVPGMSDHVIMVKERAKVFLGGPPLVKMATGEESDDESLGGAEMHARTSGLADYFAVDEPDALRQARRVVARLNWRKAHPDPGPAAPPKYDQEELLGIVPGDLKAPFDPREVIARIVDGSDFDEFKPLYGSSLATGWAELHGYPVGILANAQGVLFSAESQKAAQFIQLANQRDIPLIFLHNTTGYMVGKEYEQGGIIKHGAMMINAVSNSRVPHLSVLMGASYGAGHYGMCGRAYDPRFLFAWPSAKSAVMGPQQLAGVLSIVARASAAAKGQPYDAAGDAALRAMVEQQIEAESLPMFLSGRLYDDGVIDPRDTRTVLGLCLSAVHTAPVEGARGGFGVFRM from the coding sequence TTGACCGTCCTGGGGAGCGCGCTGGATCCGTCCGGTGCCGAGTACGCCGAGCGGCGGGCGGCGATGCTGGAGAAGTTGGGGGAGCTGGCCGGCGAGCACGCCAAGGCGCTCGCCGGCGGCGGGGAGAAGTACGTCGCCCGGCACCGTGAGCGGGGCAAGCTGCTGGCCCGGGAGCGGATCGAGCTGCTGCTGGACCCCGATACGCCGTTCCTGGAGCTGTCGCCGCTCGCCGGGTGGGGCAGCGACTACGCGGTGGGGGCCTCGCTGGTCACCGGGATCGGGGTGATCGAGGGCGTGGAGTGCCTGATCACCGCGAACGATCCGACCGTGCGGGGCGGGGCGAGCAATCCGTGGACGCTCAAGAAGGCGCTGCGGGCCAATGAGATCGCGTTCGCCGATCGGCTGCCGGTGGTCAGCCTGGTGGAGTCGGGCGGGGCCGACCTGCCGAGCCAGAAGGAGATCTTCATCCCCGGCGGGGCGCTCTTCAAGGACCTGACGCGACTGTCCGCCGCGGGCATTCCGACGGTGGCGGTGGTCTTCGGGAACTCGACGGCCGGGGGCGCGTACGTCCCCGGGATGTCGGACCACGTGATCATGGTGAAGGAGCGGGCCAAGGTCTTCCTCGGCGGGCCGCCGCTGGTGAAGATGGCGACCGGCGAGGAGAGCGACGACGAGTCGCTGGGCGGGGCCGAGATGCACGCCCGGACCTCGGGGCTCGCGGACTACTTCGCGGTCGACGAACCGGACGCGCTGCGACAGGCGCGCCGGGTGGTGGCCCGGCTCAACTGGCGCAAGGCGCACCCCGATCCGGGCCCGGCCGCGCCGCCGAAGTACGACCAGGAGGAGCTGCTGGGGATCGTTCCGGGCGATCTCAAGGCGCCGTTCGATCCGCGCGAGGTGATCGCCCGGATCGTCGACGGGTCGGACTTCGACGAGTTCAAGCCGCTGTACGGGTCGAGCTTGGCGACGGGGTGGGCGGAGCTGCACGGCTATCCGGTCGGCATCCTCGCCAACGCGCAGGGCGTGCTGTTCAGCGCGGAGAGCCAGAAGGCCGCACAGTTCATCCAGTTGGCCAACCAGCGGGACATCCCGTTGATCTTCCTGCACAACACCACCGGCTACATGGTCGGCAAGGAGTACGAACAGGGCGGCATCATCAAGCACGGCGCGATGATGATCAACGCGGTGTCGAACTCGCGGGTGCCGCACCTCTCGGTGCTGATGGGCGCGTCGTACGGGGCCGGGCACTACGGGATGTGCGGCCGGGCCTACGACCCGCGGTTCCTGTTCGCCTGGCCGAGCGCCAAGTCGGCGGTGATGGGGCCGCAGCAGCTCGCCGGGGTGCTCTCCATCGTGGCGCGGGCCTCCGCCGCCGCGAAGGGGCAGCCGTACGACGCGGCGGGCGACGCGGCGCTGCGCGCCATGGTGGAGCAGCAGATCGAGGCCGAGTCGCTGCCGATGTTCCTGTCCGGGCGGCTGTACGACGACGGCGTCATCGACCCGCGCGACACCCGAACCGTCCTCGGCCTGTGCCTGTCCGCCGTCCACACCGCGCCGGTCGAGGGCGCGCGGGGCGGTTTCGGCGTCTTCCGGATGTGA
- a CDS encoding ETX/MTX2 family pore-forming toxin, with protein MSHVSRRRLLAAVPVAGLAAAVPVTLSTAGTALAAPGRPNAPQRKAAARSLQDITDEWGKWMARERFPASNGCRFTASTDYGKRGELGDYHKYQVGTEYRGITYDPSAPTPIPGQVSSVTTNYRNGSSVEQQVTYKQTKTTEQDLRISVTESLKIGISMEVSAEIPAVAKVSETTSIETNLSSTQEYAHKEIQNWGVDLPIKIPAKSAIEASLVIGTQKYDINWTATVSMTGAVAIWFNDKVDLNHDGDRHWLWFVPIEEVFRDCRAHAIIDTSGYEITGGGVDAFASGKFGGGQGVSVNVNVVQKDLDGRTKRSAPQSIPVPLDQNGKKVIHAGR; from the coding sequence ATGAGCCATGTCTCCCGACGGCGCCTCCTCGCCGCCGTACCCGTCGCCGGCCTCGCGGCGGCCGTCCCCGTCACCCTCTCGACCGCCGGCACCGCGCTCGCGGCGCCCGGCAGGCCGAACGCCCCGCAGCGCAAGGCGGCCGCCCGCTCGCTCCAGGACATCACCGACGAGTGGGGGAAGTGGATGGCCCGGGAACGGTTCCCCGCCTCCAACGGCTGCCGCTTCACCGCGTCCACGGACTACGGAAAGCGCGGCGAACTGGGCGACTACCACAAGTACCAGGTCGGCACGGAATACCGCGGCATCACCTACGACCCCAGCGCCCCCACGCCCATACCGGGTCAGGTCAGCTCCGTCACCACCAACTACCGCAACGGCTCCTCGGTCGAGCAGCAGGTCACCTACAAGCAGACCAAGACGACCGAGCAGGACCTGCGCATCTCCGTGACCGAGTCACTGAAGATCGGCATCTCCATGGAGGTCTCGGCCGAGATCCCGGCCGTCGCCAAGGTCTCCGAGACCACCTCCATCGAGACCAACCTCTCCTCCACCCAGGAGTACGCCCACAAGGAGATCCAGAACTGGGGCGTCGACCTCCCGATCAAGATCCCGGCCAAGTCGGCGATCGAGGCGTCCCTCGTCATCGGCACCCAGAAGTACGACATCAACTGGACGGCCACCGTCAGCATGACGGGCGCCGTGGCGATCTGGTTCAACGACAAGGTCGATCTCAACCACGACGGGGACCGCCACTGGCTCTGGTTCGTCCCCATCGAGGAGGTCTTCCGCGACTGCCGCGCCCACGCCATCATCGACACCTCCGGCTACGAGATCACCGGCGGCGGCGTGGACGCCTTCGCGAGCGGCAAGTTCGGCGGGGGCCAGGGCGTGTCCGTCAACGTGAACGTGGTGCAGAAGGACCTCGACGGCCGCACGAAGCGCAGCGCGCCCCAGTCGATCCCGGTCCCCCTCGACCAGAACGGCAAGAAGGTCATCCACGCCGGCCGCTGA